Proteins encoded by one window of Rhodamnia argentea isolate NSW1041297 chromosome 6, ASM2092103v1, whole genome shotgun sequence:
- the LOC115757635 gene encoding uncharacterized protein LOC115757635 isoform X3 yields the protein MEFFRNAKVVRLRSRHDKYLVAEEDEEGVVQARDGSSPNARWSVEFVLNSDSVVRLKSRYGKYLTASNQPFLLGMTGRKVIQSLPRRLDSSLEWEAVREGTHVKLRTRYGHFLRANGGLPPWRNSVTHDVPHHTATQEWVLWDVDVIEIEVHSPTAMRPVEPLDHFDSSLGSETASPSSSSANSGRFSRQESNDSYVGSPPKIEGRTIYYHIADENGNVEGEDMEGYSLNFRGNNVEELTRKLEGETAMQGIIVCSRSPLNGKLFPLRLQLPPNSSTMHVVVVPPSSTVAGDFSK from the exons ATGGAGTTCTTCCGCAACGCCAAGGTGGTGCGCCTCCGGAGCCGCCACGACAAGTACCTCGTCgcggaggaggacgaggagggcGTCGTGCAGGCCCGCGACGGGTCCTCCCCCAACGCCCGGTGGTCCGTCGAGTTCGTCCTCAACTCCGACTCCGTCGTCCGCCTCAAGAGCCGCTACGGCAAGTACCTCACCGCCTCCAACCAGCCCTTCCTCCTCGGCATGACGGGGCGCAAGGTCATCCAGTCCCTCCCCCGCCGCCTCGACTCCTCCCTCGAGTGGGAGGCCGTGAGGGAGGGCACCCACGTCAAGCTCCGCACCCGCTACGGCCACTTCCTCCGCGCCAACGGCGGCCTCCCCCCGTGGCGCAACTCCGTCACTCACGACGTCCCCCACCACACCGCCACCCAGGAGTGGGTCCTCTGGGACGTCGACGTCATCGAGATCGAGGTCCATTCCCCCACCGCGATGCGCCCCGTCGAGCCCCTCGACCACTTCGACTCCTCCCTCGGCTCGGAGACCGCGTCGCCGTCGTCCTCATCGGCGAATTCCGGGCGATTCTCTAGGCAGGAG TCGAATGATTCTTATGTTGGGTCACCCCCAAAAATTGAAGGGAGGACCATATACTACCATATTGCCGATGAAAACGGGAATGTCGAAGGGGAAGATATGGAAGGCTATTCGTTGAACTTCAGGGGGAACAATGTGGAGGAATTGACTCGGAAGTTGGAGGGGGAGACGGCGATGCAGGGCATTATCGTGTGCTCTCGAAGCCCATTGAATGGGAAGCTCTTCCCGCTTCGCTTGCAACTTCCTCCAAATAGTTCCACTATGCATGTCGTGGTTGTGCCACCCTCCTCGACAG